The following nucleotide sequence is from Oceanispirochaeta sp. M1.
CTGTTTGATATAACAGGAGCGGAGAATCCTATCCCAGGACCAGTTCTGGTTTAAAGGACGGACACTGTCGTCCAGTGAAGCCGCAGGCTTGATCTCCTTATCCAGATATCCGTCCTGTTGAAGATATATACCTTTTTCACTGTCTTCGGGCAGATACATCTGATCGGCTATTGATACAAAGTTTGTCAATTCCTCAGAACCCAGTTTCAGTGAAGCGGCGAGGGCTTTAAATTCGGCAGGCTTTTCATTTTCCAGCCCTGCTGCACATTCTGCTGTATAACGCAGACACCAGGCGGCAATATAGTTGGTGTACCAGTTGTTGTGTACATTATTTTCATATTCGTTGGGGCCTGTGACTCCCAGTATTACGTATTTATTTTTTGCTTCCGACCAGTTAACTCTCTGTGCCCAGAAACGGGCAATTCCCGTCAGTACTTCCATGCCCCCGGGGAGAAGATAATCCCTGTCCCCGGTGCAGTTGATATAGTCGTATATCCCGTAGGCAATGGCACCGTTTCTATGGATCTCTTCAAAAGTTATTTCCCATTCGTTATGACACTCCTCTCCGTTCATGGTTACCATGGGGTAGAGAGCAGCGCCGTCAGTGAATCCAAGTTTACCCGCATTTTCAATGGCTCTTTCCAGATGCTTATGCCTGTACACCAGAAGCTGTCTTGCAATTGATGAGTCATCGGTATTTAAAAAGAAGGGGAGGCAGTAGGCTTCGGTATCCCAGTAGGAGGCCCCACCGTACTTCTCGCCCGTAAATCCCTTGGGACCTATGTTGAGACGTTCATCTTTTCCTGTATAGGTTTGTTTGAGCTGGAAGATATTAAAGCGTATACCCTGCTGGGCAGCCACATCTCCCTCAATCGTAATATCACTCTTATTCCATATATGACTCCAGGCTTCTATCTGTTCTGCCTTGAGAGTGTCGAAACCTTTCTGCACGGCCTGAGCCAGAACTTCGGCTCCCCTGGGCAGCAGGTCTTCCGTTTTGTAATCTCTGTCTGTGAGGCTGGAGTTATATTTCTCAATCTGAACAGCTTCACCTGTTTTCAGTTCTGCTGTGAACTCCTGTGATACACGACCGGGAGCTTTAAGGGAGCCAAGTGTTTTCACAGGGCTCATGCTGTCTGAAATATCCAGATGATTTACAACTGTTGTAATCCGGCTGGCCAGTGTAAATGTTGTTTTTTTGGTTTCCAGCACTACCGCGGCAGAATCTGAATCAAGGATTTCTCCTCTGTGTTCCCAGAAGTATTCATCATAGTTGGCATCCTCGTTATGGACATTACCCTCAATAAAGCTGGAGATTTTCAGTTCTCCCTCACCTTCTGTCAGGCGCAGAATATAACGGTAGCTTCCCACTTCGGGTCTTGCCATAGATACAAATCGACTGCTTTCAATTTCTACAACCGTAGATAGATCCATACGGAGCCGGGCTTTTCTGTAGAGTATACCTGTCTTCATATCTATTTCTCTGTGAAAATCCTCAACAGTCCCTGCGGCCAGGTCAATCTCTTTTCCGTTCAATGCAAGCTTCAGACCTATCCAGTCAGGAGCATTCAGAACCTTGGCGAAGTATTCGGGATATCCGTTTTTCCACCAGCCCACTATTGTTTTATCAGGGTAGTACACTCCAGCCATATAGCTGCCGGGCAGGGTGTCACCGCTGTAGCCCTCTTCAAAATTGGCTCTCTGCCCCATGTGCCCGTTTCCAAGGCTGCAGAGGCTTTCAGATATTCTGTTATATTCGGGAATAAATCCCTCTTCAATGATTTTCCAGGGATCATGTTTGATATAATTTTTCATCAGGCTTCCTTGTTTTTTCCAGAATGCGCTTCAAGGCTGTCCTTAATCATTTGCCAGCTTATTCCGTTAAGGTCGGGGAACAGGGCATCTGCAGCACCCAGCTGATCTTTGTGTCCTATACCGACAGTAAGCATTCCTCCGGCAATTCCAGCCTCGATTCCTGCAGCCGCATCTTCAAACACGACACATTCTTCGGGTTTAAGATTCAAGTCGGAGGCTCCCAGAAGGAAGACTTCGGGGTTCGGTTTGGCCTGTGTGGTTCTGTTTCCGTCTACAACTGCATCCAGGTAGTCTTTCAGTCCCGTTTTTTCCAGAATAATGGGGGCATTCCTGCTGGCCGAACCCAGAGCCGTTTTTATACCGGCTTCCTGCAGCTCTTTCAGTAATTCAAGGACACCGGGCAGGATTCCCCGGGGTGACATATGGCTGATCATATCCACATAATTGGCATTTTTTCCTGCCATGGCTTCTTCTTTCTCTTTTTCAGTTAATGAAACGTTTCCAATGGTGAGGAGAATCTCCAGACAGGCCGCACGGGATACACCCTTTAGGCGTTCATTATCCTCTTCTGAGAAACTGAATCCCAGTGATTCGGCCAGCTTGCTCCATGCCTGATAATGATATTTAGCTGTATCTACCAGAACACCGTCCAGGTCAAACAAGACTCCCCTGATCTTTTGGTCCATTGTTTTCTCCAATTCTATTTGTAGTTTATGGTAACGTTTCCATTTTTATCTGTTTCATTTATAGCATTGCCGCGGCAGCAAGTCAATAAATTTATTATGGAGGGGGGAATATATTAGCGTTTTTGAGTTGATCTTTCCAGACAGGGAACACAGACAAGTGATTCTGGAACCGCTTCAAGCCTGCCGAAGGGCATCTCTTTCTGACAGCGGACACATATACCGTAAGTACCTTTTTCTATTCTGTCCAGAGCGTTGCTTAATCTGTCCAGGCGCTGCTTTACCTGGACGAGCATGGCTTCGTTGACGCTCTTTTCACCAATGGCTTCCATACGGGTAAGGCGCCCCAGGGCCACACTGGGTTCGATGGGCTGAGTTGCGTCCTCAAGATAGCTGTTACTCTCTTCCAGGTCAGAAATGGTTCTTTCAATAATATCTTTAAATTTACTCAGTTCATATCCTGTCATCTCCACAGGGTAGCATGAAATTTATCAGGAGTATATTGACTGTATCCGCTTTTAAAGTAATGAAGCTCATATGAATATATTTTTTATATCTGAGTTCTGCCCAATTGTAATTATCAGGGATTTTGCGATACTTTATTCTCTGCATTAAAAAATCTAATATTTGAATACCAATGGGGGAGGACATTATGTTCCATCACAAGCCGCTGGAAGAGCTGGTTGTCTACCAGATCTACACCCGCAGTTTTAAAGATAGCAATGGCGACGGAATCGGAGATCTGGCAGGTGTGACACAGAAGCTGGATTATCTGGCCGATCTGGGTGTTGATATGCTCTGGCTCAGTCCTTTCTGCTCATCTCCCAATGATGATATGGGCTACGATATTTCAGATTATCAGAACATTATGACCGAGATGGGAACCATGGAAGATCTTGATAATCTTCTGGAAGAGGCCCACAAGAGAAATATCGGTATCATGATGGATCTGGTGCTTAATCACAGCTCCGATGAACACTCCTGGTTTATTGAATCCAGAAGCAGTAAAGATAACCCCAAGCGGGACTGGTATATCTGGGCGGATAAACCCAATAACTGGGATTCCTATTTCTGCCCTGAAGCCTGGGAATACGATGAGGTCACAGGGCAGTACTATCTCCATATATTCGGAGTCAAACAGCCTGACCTGAACTGGCGGAATGAAGAGCTGAGAGCCGAAATCCACCGCATGGTGGACTGGTGGCTTGAGAAGGGAATCGACGGCATCCGTTTTGATGCCATTCATCTGATCGGCAAGCCTGAGGGGAATCCCGATTATGTACATGCTCCCGGAGAGAGTAAACGTTTCTGTCATTTCAGAAATCATGAACTGGGACATCACTATCTGCAGGAGATGCATGATAAGGTCATGAAAAAACATGATCCTGTCACTGTGGGCGAAACCGGAGGCTCCACCCCTGAGGGGGCCAGGCTCTATGTGGATAAAAAGCGCAACGAGTTTGATATGATCTTTCATCTGGGATTCCTTGAGGATGATGAGTTTGAGGATAATCCGGCTCAGAACTATAAAAAATTTTATGAGAAATGGTATAAGCAGCTCTCAATCGAGGGATGGGATGCAACATATCTGGGTAATCATGATCTGGCCCGTGCTGTCTCTGTTATCGGGGACGAGGAGAACTACTGGAGAGAATCGGCTACCTGTCTGGCAACCATGATCATGACCCAGTGGGGAACCCCCTACATCTATCAGGGAGATGAAATAGGTATGGTCAATGCCGGATTTACCTCTCTTGATCAGTTTCGTGATCCTCATACAACTATCCGCTATCATGCGGCAGAAGAAAAGGGTGACGATAGTGACGCCGTATTGAAGGAAATTATCAAGTGGGGCAGAGATAACAGCAGAACTCCCATGCAGTGGGATGCTTCTCCCAACGGCGGATTTTCCGATGCGGAGCCCTGGATTATGATGGCCCGGAACTGGGAACATATCAATGTGGCAGCCCAGGAGAATAAGAGGGGTACCATTTTCAATTATTACAAAAAAATGATTGCTCTACGGAAGAGTAATAAGAATCTGGCCTACGGAAAGATGGAGATGGTAAAGTCTGAACCAGCTGTCTTTGCCTATAACAGAATTCATGAGGGCAGGACCGTCCAGGTTGTGCTGAATCTCAGCTCATCTCCTTCAGCCCACAGAATAGATGATTTTAATGATGATCAGGTTCTGATCTCCAACTACCCATCACAGCGAAAGAATGTATCAGGATTGATGCTGCGGCCCTGGGAGGCTGTGGTTATTAGCTGATAAATTCTGACAGCTCTGACAGCGATTATAAATAAAAATACCCCGGAATCCCGGGGTATCTTTATTTTCCCTTCCGTCGGCACAGGCTACAAGCCCGCAGAGACGGAATAAGAAAAAGAATAGATTACTGCAGCAGCTGAAGAACTGACTGAGTTCTCTGGTTTGCCTGAGCCAGCATTGCGTTACTGGCCTGAGACAGAATCTGGTTTTTAGTGAAGTCAACAGTTTCTTTTGCCATGTCCAGGTCACGAATTCTTGATTCAGATGCCTGCATGTTTTCGGATGCTACATCAATACCCTTGATTGCCATTTCCATTCTATTCTGGTATGCACCAAGATCAGCTCTCTGTTTGTTCACAGTTTTCAGAGCACCGTCCAGAACTCCAATGTTTCTGTTGGACTGCTCGGGGGTAGAGATAGACATAATCTCACCTGTTCCGATCTGACGGAGACCTAGGGCCTCGGCAGTCATTGTTCCGATGAAAACCTGCTCACTCTGGTCCATGTTGGCACCGATGTGGAAGGTCATCTTCTGTGTAACTACATTATCGCCTGTATCAGCGGCAAAACGTCCTGTGAGCATGTTCATACCGTTGAACTGTGCGTGAGAGGCAACTCTGTCCAGTTCATCAACAAGCTGAGATACTTCCACCTGAATCTGCATTCTGTCTTCTGAGGAATAGATTCCGTTGGAAGACTGTACCGCAAGTTCACGGACTCTCTGAATGATATCTGTAGTTTCCTGCAGGTGTCCTTCGGTTGTCTGTATGAATGAAATACCGTCTGATGCATTCCTTGATGCCTGATTCAAACCGCGGATCTGTGATCGCATTTTCTCTGAAACAGCCAGTCCTGAAGCATCGTCTCCGGCTTTGTTGATTCGCAATCCTGACGAGAGTTTTCCCATATTGCTGGCTGAATTAGCTCCGGCAATACCAAGGTTTCTGTTTGCAGTCATCGCAGTAATGTTGTGATTAATAATCATAAATCCTCCATGAAGTTAGTACATTTTTCAGGCATCCTTGCCCGGCCAGTTTATTAGCTGACCTTATCTGTATCGGGGGTGGGTTCGCTTAAAATTTAATTATAATTTAAGCTCTCTGAATGGATGCCGATATATCGGCTTCCCTTGTATAGCTTTAAGTTATGAATAAAAAAAAAGTAATCATTTTTGCTTTTGAGCTTTCTGCCGATAGTCCTCGACAAAGGAAGGGGATCATTCTAAAATCATCCCATGACTGAGAGTCCCGATTTCTTTGATAAAAGCCCTGCAGAACTTAAAAAACTCTCGGAAGAACTGAATATTCCCCTTGATGAAATCAAGAGCTATTTTCGGGACCGGAAACTCCCATCGGGAGATCACCTTTCTCAACTTTCAGAGACCCTGGGGTACAACAGACAGCAGCTGAAACTGCTGTGGGGAGTCGTTGATGATGAGCTGCTCTCCTATCTTCAAAAGAATGTGAAGAGTATTCCGGAGATAGAAAAAAAGCCGAAAAAAGTAAAAAAACTCAATATCACCATGACAACGGAAATGGGGACACTCTATAGAAATGACTGCATGGATGTCCTGGCAGGTATTGAGGATAACTCATTGGATCTTATTTTTGCAGATCCTCCCTTTAATCTGAATAAGACTTACCCATCAGGGATGAACGACTTGATTAAAGAGGAAGAATATCTCCGATGGATGAACAGCTGGGTGGATGAACTGTGCCGTACTCTTAAATACGGAGGGGCTCTGTTTTTATGGAATCTTCCCCGCTGGAACAGTGAGATTACAAAAGGGCTTAACAGTAAACTCTATTTTAAACATTGGATCTCTGTAGATCTCAAATCCAGTCTGCCTATCAAGGGGCGGCTTTATCCCTCTCATTACTCACTTCTTTACTATACAAAGGGTAAGAAGGCCTCCTGTTTTGTTCCCGACCGTATACCAATGCAGATCTGTCCCAAATGTTATGGAGACCTGAAGGATTACGGTGGGTATAAGTCCAAGATGAATAGTAAGGGTGTGAATATTACTGATATCTGGACGGATATTCCCCCTGTCCGTCATGCCAAATACAAGAGAAGAAAAAATTCAAATGAGCTTTCAATCAAATTATTGGACAGGATTATTGAGATGGCTTCCAGACCGGGAGATCTTGTTTTTGATCCTTTCGGAGGATCGGGAGCCACCTATGTTGTGGCGGAGCTCAAGGGGAGACGCTGGATAGGCACTGATATCGGCCCTTCCAAAGAGATCATTGACCGCTTTAACATTATCCATACGGAGCGTCAGATTCTGGATGACTATAGAAATGATCTGAACTGCCTCTTTACCAAGCATGTTAAGGAGCAGAGGGTTAAACGGAAAATCTGGACCGACGACAGTTTTAAAGAATAGAATTCAAATGAAGAGATAGATGCTGCAGTCTCTGTCTCATTTTCAATTCAAAAATCAGAAGAGAGATGCAAATTTTACTATTCTTTTCATATAATCCGGACCGTAGAGTGGGAGTAATCCGCTCTTATCCATCAGATCCAGGCGGAAGCTGAATAAAGAAGGGTCAATGGTATCCCTTTTATCCATGGGAGTCAGGAGTGTTCCCTTAAAATTGCCACTATCTTTAAGAGCTTTCAGCAGGCTCAAGTCAGTCACTCCGAAGGGATTTCCTCCCCTGAGGATTCCACCTTCCAGGATCTCTAAATCCTTCCAGGTCATTTCAAAACAGTCCGCCGGATAGTAGTCCGATACTCCCTGTATCCATACTTTCATCCCCAGTTTCTGTATCCTGTGTATCAGATCAGCATATCCCTCTCCCCAGGGGCTCCCCGGAGTAACGGGAGCAGCACGGCCTGCAACCTGATCCAGCTGCAGGAGGTCTGCTCCGAGTTCATGCAGCATCAATGCCTGTGAGTACAGTTCATCCTGCCAGGCTGCGGAGGACGGGTCCATCACAAGGAAGGTTCTACCAAAGTACTCTTCCGTAAATTCCTTTCCTTCCGGGTCTTTGAGTATGCTCTCTTTGAGTCGCGGGTAGGTATCCCGACGTGATGCGTCAAGAAGCCTGGCATTCATGTAAAGGGATATCCTGAAGCCCATATCCTTTAATCTGGACAGTACACTCTTAAAGAGTTCTGATCCTCCAAGCATTTCTGAAGGGCTGTAATCCGGGTAGGCTCTGTCGTGACCGGCACCATAACCAAAGAGGTGGAGTATATGGGCTGTCTTTGTAATCGGGAAACTATTAATAATTTCCCGGCCCAGGGGGATAAGTGCCCTGAATCCCTCTTCCGCGGGTATAGCGCATTCCCCTTCAGGGCTTATCAGTCCCAGCTGGAACTGTTTTGGAATGGAATTCAAATCAGACTTTCCCTTATTCCCGGCGGCATCGGTCCAGTATGATCCGGACAGTTCTGTCACAACAAATTCTCCGATCGGTCCGGTGAACCTGAATCTCAGAATATCTGAACTGTCTGCAAATATTCTGATCTCCTCATGATAACCATTGCTTTCATTTATTTTTCTGATCAGTACCGAGGCATCTTCTGATTTCAGAATTATGGCTCTGGCAGATGCTGTAGCCGGCCATGAGAGGGAGAGTCCCCTCTCATTACAGCCGTTATCTGCAAGCACAGAGGAAACGGATTCCAGCATAAAGCCTTCACCTTCCCTGTTGGGCCATACGCAGTAGGCCCTGCCTCTGACTGTCAGTTCCTGACATGTATTATTTATCTCTATCGAATCTACAGTAAAGGAAGATGAATCAAAGATTCTCATAATGCTCCATGCTCTGTCTCATCAAGGCCCGAAGGTAATCATAGGAGTTATTCGAGCGGGCCAGATCAAAGTTTTTTTCCAGAATTTTTTCTGTGTCCCCTGAAAGAAGGCGGTCGATAATCTCCTGACAGGCTGAGCTTATACTCTCTTTTTTCAGTTTGTACAGTCCATTCTCCTGCCGTCTGGCATCATCACCCAATGATATGATTGAATAACCCTTGGGGCGGATATCGGAACGGAATACAGGGTACTCATGGACAATTACAGGTTTATGAGCAAACACTGCTTCGATAAATTGATTGCCCCAGCCTTCATAGATGCTCGGATAGGAGACCAGATCGGCATAGGGGTAGGTATCAAAAAGAGAGTAGATTCTCTTCTCCTCCTCCATCGTTCTCTGAACTGCAATTCTGGAACGCATGAAACGGTAGGGAGTATCCATTTCCTTCATCATGCCTTCAAGCTGCTGTCTATAGCCTTCTGCTTCCTGTTCGGCATAGCCTGCCAGAAGAAAGACAAAGCGGCAATCTTTGCCTGCTCTCTTACCGTTGTAGAGGGTTTTTCCCCGTATCTGATCCAGATAAAGAGTTTTGTTTAACTCTTTGATCAGGGGAGGAATAAGTTCTATTCCCTTTCTTCTGACTATTCTGGTGGCCTGGA
It contains:
- a CDS encoding family 65 glycosyl hydrolase domain-containing protein, with amino-acid sequence MKNYIKHDPWKIIEEGFIPEYNRISESLCSLGNGHMGQRANFEEGYSGDTLPGSYMAGVYYPDKTIVGWWKNGYPEYFAKVLNAPDWIGLKLALNGKEIDLAAGTVEDFHREIDMKTGILYRKARLRMDLSTVVEIESSRFVSMARPEVGSYRYILRLTEGEGELKISSFIEGNVHNEDANYDEYFWEHRGEILDSDSAAVVLETKKTTFTLASRITTVVNHLDISDSMSPVKTLGSLKAPGRVSQEFTAELKTGEAVQIEKYNSSLTDRDYKTEDLLPRGAEVLAQAVQKGFDTLKAEQIEAWSHIWNKSDITIEGDVAAQQGIRFNIFQLKQTYTGKDERLNIGPKGFTGEKYGGASYWDTEAYCLPFFLNTDDSSIARQLLVYRHKHLERAIENAGKLGFTDGAALYPMVTMNGEECHNEWEITFEEIHRNGAIAYGIYDYINCTGDRDYLLPGGMEVLTGIARFWAQRVNWSEAKNKYVILGVTGPNEYENNVHNNWYTNYIAAWCLRYTAECAAGLENEKPAEFKALAASLKLGSEELTNFVSIADQMYLPEDSEKGIYLQQDGYLDKEIKPAASLDDSVRPLNQNWSWDRILRSCYIKQADVLQGFFFFEDDFDTETLKRNFDFYEPLTVHESSLSPCVHTILADSLGYDEKAYEMYVRTARLDLDDYNNDTEDGCHITSMAGTWMSVVMGFGGLRHRKGELFLNPSRPKEWKAYSFKLMNRGVQMQVSVSDGKIELENQGNQSISLKLGTAENFESIELKAGENLIK
- the pgmB gene encoding beta-phosphoglucomutase, with translation MDQKIRGVLFDLDGVLVDTAKYHYQAWSKLAESLGFSFSEEDNERLKGVSRAACLEILLTIGNVSLTEKEKEEAMAGKNANYVDMISHMSPRGILPGVLELLKELQEAGIKTALGSASRNAPIILEKTGLKDYLDAVVDGNRTTQAKPNPEVFLLGASDLNLKPEECVVFEDAAAGIEAGIAGGMLTVGIGHKDQLGAADALFPDLNGISWQMIKDSLEAHSGKNKEA
- a CDS encoding TraR/DksA C4-type zinc finger protein; this encodes MTGYELSKFKDIIERTISDLEESNSYLEDATQPIEPSVALGRLTRMEAIGEKSVNEAMLVQVKQRLDRLSNALDRIEKGTYGICVRCQKEMPFGRLEAVPESLVCVPCLERSTQKR
- a CDS encoding alpha-glucosidase, with amino-acid sequence MFHHKPLEELVVYQIYTRSFKDSNGDGIGDLAGVTQKLDYLADLGVDMLWLSPFCSSPNDDMGYDISDYQNIMTEMGTMEDLDNLLEEAHKRNIGIMMDLVLNHSSDEHSWFIESRSSKDNPKRDWYIWADKPNNWDSYFCPEAWEYDEVTGQYYLHIFGVKQPDLNWRNEELRAEIHRMVDWWLEKGIDGIRFDAIHLIGKPEGNPDYVHAPGESKRFCHFRNHELGHHYLQEMHDKVMKKHDPVTVGETGGSTPEGARLYVDKKRNEFDMIFHLGFLEDDEFEDNPAQNYKKFYEKWYKQLSIEGWDATYLGNHDLARAVSVIGDEENYWRESATCLATMIMTQWGTPYIYQGDEIGMVNAGFTSLDQFRDPHTTIRYHAAEEKGDDSDAVLKEIIKWGRDNSRTPMQWDASPNGGFSDAEPWIMMARNWEHINVAAQENKRGTIFNYYKKMIALRKSNKNLAYGKMEMVKSEPAVFAYNRIHEGRTVQVVLNLSSSPSAHRIDDFNDDQVLISNYPSQRKNVSGLMLRPWEAVVIS
- a CDS encoding flagellin, which translates into the protein MIINHNITAMTANRNLGIAGANSASNMGKLSSGLRINKAGDDASGLAVSEKMRSQIRGLNQASRNASDGISFIQTTEGHLQETTDIIQRVRELAVQSSNGIYSSEDRMQIQVEVSQLVDELDRVASHAQFNGMNMLTGRFAADTGDNVVTQKMTFHIGANMDQSEQVFIGTMTAEALGLRQIGTGEIMSISTPEQSNRNIGVLDGALKTVNKQRADLGAYQNRMEMAIKGIDVASENMQASESRIRDLDMAKETVDFTKNQILSQASNAMLAQANQRTQSVLQLLQ
- a CDS encoding site-specific DNA-methyltransferase, yielding MTESPDFFDKSPAELKKLSEELNIPLDEIKSYFRDRKLPSGDHLSQLSETLGYNRQQLKLLWGVVDDELLSYLQKNVKSIPEIEKKPKKVKKLNITMTTEMGTLYRNDCMDVLAGIEDNSLDLIFADPPFNLNKTYPSGMNDLIKEEEYLRWMNSWVDELCRTLKYGGALFLWNLPRWNSEITKGLNSKLYFKHWISVDLKSSLPIKGRLYPSHYSLLYYTKGKKASCFVPDRIPMQICPKCYGDLKDYGGYKSKMNSKGVNITDIWTDIPPVRHAKYKRRKNSNELSIKLLDRIIEMASRPGDLVFDPFGGSGATYVVAELKGRRWIGTDIGPSKEIIDRFNIIHTERQILDDYRNDLNCLFTKHVKEQRVKRKIWTDDSFKE
- a CDS encoding DUF6259 domain-containing protein, which gives rise to MRIFDSSSFTVDSIEINNTCQELTVRGRAYCVWPNREGEGFMLESVSSVLADNGCNERGLSLSWPATASARAIILKSEDASVLIRKINESNGYHEEIRIFADSSDILRFRFTGPIGEFVVTELSGSYWTDAAGNKGKSDLNSIPKQFQLGLISPEGECAIPAEEGFRALIPLGREIINSFPITKTAHILHLFGYGAGHDRAYPDYSPSEMLGGSELFKSVLSRLKDMGFRISLYMNARLLDASRRDTYPRLKESILKDPEGKEFTEEYFGRTFLVMDPSSAAWQDELYSQALMLHELGADLLQLDQVAGRAAPVTPGSPWGEGYADLIHRIQKLGMKVWIQGVSDYYPADCFEMTWKDLEILEGGILRGGNPFGVTDLSLLKALKDSGNFKGTLLTPMDKRDTIDPSLFSFRLDLMDKSGLLPLYGPDYMKRIVKFASLF